The genomic interval GGAAGCAAGGCATTTGCAAGTGTCTGAACAATCATGGGTTGAGAGCTTTTCAATGCTAAGCATCATGCATGTTTAAATTGCTTTTGGAGAGCATGGTACCGTGAATTTGATGCAGGGTTATGTGAAGTTCATGTATTGGGAGAGAGTTTTCCTCTCCCTTCTTATTTTGTGTTGGTTATTCATACTTTACGAGATATAGTGGATGGCATTGCCTAACACCCACAAATAGCATAAAATGTGGTGTCTCTATCCTTGGTTGTCATTCATCTTAATTCTCACCTTGTTATCCTTTTGGAGCACAATTTACTCTTGGTTATTTTTATACAAACTTCTGCTTGCTAACTAACCTTTGAAACAAATGTCTCCACAGAAGGGCAAGCTGCTGCTGCTGGCAGCAGCAACCATATTCAGGAGGAATGCATCATCTGTAGCTTCATTTTACCAGAGGGTTGATTCAAAACATGTACCTAGGGGATGGTTTTCAGGAGCTCTGGCCCTTCCTGCAGCAGGTCTGTATATAGTGTGTGCATTGGTGTCTTTTCTTCATCCATTCTATTTGACTTGCTATGTAAAATGGATATAATTgtgcttatatttttttcactaaattttaaattactgcAAAAGTTTGATGctttcaatattttaagcacAAATAGGTTTTTAGATTCCATGTTTGACATTATTTATCttgaagatatgatttaatatttttttcttggcaAATATGATTCAAGGATTCTACATTATCTCTTGTGGATTTTGAGTATTTTCTCTCAAGTGACATTTAACTTCATGCTTTAAGTTGGTGGAAGTAGtttgaaacaaaattttcaagtaaTTTCTGCCCCTGAAGATTTAGCTGAATTGTTTAGTTAGCATAAAAGAAGCTTTAATTGCATAGATCACAGTTGATTGAACATTGAGATTTGAAAGAATGTGGCACTAATCCTCTCTTAAATGGCTTGTGATGTCCTGTGTGTAATTAGCTCCCCATCTCCTATATTTATTCCTTCACTTGTTTTGTCATTTCTTTCTAATTTCGCTTGTCATGATAATCTAATGTTTCAGTGAATCTGAACTATTTTCCATTAAACCTTTTTGTTCTGTTCCTTTACTTGGTACAACatcactttttttaatattcatatataagaatGCTTTTGTCTGTAGTCCGAGGGAATCTTGTGATTATTCTCTTTCATATAAGGCATTTTGTATTGAgctagtgatttttttttcctgcgATGTTAAATATGATTGTGCATTAATGATCACAATGTAAATACCCAAAAATCATTGAGCGGTGTCTGATGTTGATCTGATCTGATCTTGTAACTTATTTTATTGAGGAAAAATGTAGGATTTTTGAATCTTTATCAAGAATCTTAGAAAGTTATTCTTTCCTGTTAGTATACTTTTAATTTACCCTGTGTTaacaatttttatcttttaccaGTATACATGCTTCAAGACAATGAGGCACATGCTGCTGAATTATTGCCGGTTTAGTATTAGTAAATTAATTcataatatcattattttacTATGAAAacttttatattcaatttaataatttttgcaCTTGTTTGCAGTTAGAACACACTTTTATTGCAATAAAGCCTGATGGTGTGCAAGAGGATTGGTAAAATACCTATCCTAGTCTAATATCTGTCGCTGCCAGAGTGCATAGGCCCTGTGCAagctaataaaattaaaaatttcagatTGCAGAGATCATATCTCGTTTTGAGTGCAAAGGATTTAAGCTTGTCGCCATTAAGTTGGTAGTTCCTTCCAAAGAATTTGCTCAGAAACACTACCATGATCTCAAGGAGAGGCCTTTCTTTAATGGCCTATGTGATTTTCTTAGCTCTGGACTGGTGCTTGCCATGGTAAATTGAGAGGGATTTCTTATTTTGCCTTCCAAAACTGTGTGCACGTTTgaactaattttaaaatttgtctatcCTGTAGGTCTGGGAAGGAGAAGGGAGCTATAAAATACTGTCGAAAACTTATTGGTGCCACAGATCCACAAAAATATCAGAGCCTGGGACAATTAGAGGtgatcttgttgttgtggttggaagGTATTTTTTCATCCACATATTAATCattgttagatttttatattttggtactagtggatcccatatgggctctatatgggcttaggggtcttacatcgaaaagtctcaagacttagtggctcaacccctatacctatatataaagccattacacttctatcacacaaatACATCCAACACCAATTTACATCAGTGTTTAGATAAGAATGTGAGGAGAATCTCTGTTACTGTCCAATTTTTCATTAGGTATTTAGTATCAATTTATGTCTATTGCATGGTGAATTACTCCTAACTATCTAAGTAGTCAAGTAAAAGTAAATTACTGGGCATGATAGGTCTAATATTTGTCTGgctttttcattgattttaccCCTTGTGATGTTGCAAAATTACTAACTTATGAGGTACTTGGCTTCGAACAATTTTGATCATCCTAGACATTGGCAGAGTCAACATATTTAAAGCCAATCAATAGAATTCTGAGATGCTATTCTTGCTATAAGTCTTTGTTGAACAAATTTAATTCCTATAATACTTCAGGTACATCTTGTAGACTTCATTCTTGTGGTGCAGTACATTTTTCCATGCTTATCCATGTTAAGCCACTCATCTGTAGTAATGATATTAGCCTAGGTCTCATTTGTTGAATCATAGATGGATCACCATTGATTTCCTGCTTTTCTCTCAAAACAGAATGCACTTGGGATGGTTCTTATTAAAGCTCttctattgtttttgtttgaatttttttttgaaaagtacAGTATCATTTTGGATTAGAAGTACATGTTGCATATAATCCAAACATACATGCGAATGTGAACTGGTTTTGCTTAAATCGAAATTTGCCTGTAGGAACATCATTCACGGAAGCGATGGGCCTGAAACTGCTAAAGATGAAATTGCCCTGTGGTTTGAACCTAGTGAGCTAGTTTCTTATACAAGCAATGCCGAGAAGTGGATCTATGGAGAAAACTAGTTTCCTCCCTTTGATCCTTATGCTAATTTATTACCGGATTGCCGAAATATCTCGTTCAACAATTTTCCGCTTAAGGAGGCAAGAAGTACCTCCCATGAGATGCTCGACAATAATAAGTTTAATAATTTCCAGATCTTGGAGGAGTTCCAAGTTCTGTAACTTTTAAATTATTCTACAGAAAACATTTTCTATCAGGCAGCATTTTTCTGCAAATTTCTTCTTAGATTGATTCTTGTGGAGGTTTTACCAGGTTTCCTGCATCACAGTTTGGACCATTTTGTCTTggcttttaaaataaaaactatatatatttattttgaatttttgaagttttgaactATATACATTGTTTTCTGTTCTGAACGTAATGAGTCctgcttttttaatttaaggATAGAAAATTAACAATTATGATCATTTATCATATACATAAACATACTCAGACATGTTATGTTGATAATAGTATGATAGTATCTTAATTGGTGTGCTTGCAAAGAAATGAGGgtgatttatttactttaagagaaatttttttaagttttgttaagcgttataaaaaataaaaaaaaatttgatttgagCATTTTAAATGTTTCTTGAAATTCTCCATCCTTGTATCAATAGTGGTGTGGTGAGGATCCTGCTTtaagataaagataaatttcTAGCCGGCCCTGGATAGAGGCGACTAAGGCCTGGGTTTAGAGCCCTAGAATTTATTGGAAcctcatgttttttaaaaaaaaaaaatttaatttttttataaaattttatttattagtattatatTCACAAAACCATTGTGTTAAAAATCTTGAcagtttttaaatatatattaaattatataaattttatcttaTCATCTAAAATCCTGTAATTTTTTGGGTTGCcgtaattcataattttttaaaaattatatttaaaaattcaatctattattattattattattattattattattattattattattattattattattattattattatgtccgAACTATACATATGCACAGGAAAGATCAACATATGTTAAAATAATATTCACACCCGACATAATTgtcataattttaataattatgtttgaaacttaacaaattatattgtcactcaatttttttaaaataacacacttaatttaaattttaaaaattattgaaatttatacaatataatTCCCCTAATAATCTATAATAAATTGAAGTTTATATTTCAacgatatttttatattaaaattttcattaaaattttgaaattatcaatctgaaattataaatattataattgcttttaaaattttggtacaaaattaaaaataattaaaaatattttaatattattataatattatatgattttggcTGAAAAGTTTTTAATAAGAAGTTGACATGTACTGTATATACCCCAACGAGATCGCATTCTCCGATCTTGCtttatatcactattcatcccGGGATTactatattattctcatattaTACATATACTTGTATATCCAGGGTTCAGAGTAATGCTTTAGatcttgtttatattcataaaaaaagaagtgACTGTCTGCTATTATTAGAAAAGTTGACATGTGACAAAACACTTTTcctaattgaatatatatatatatatatagactattATTTTATCCTCATAATCATATTCCtaaaaatcttgattttttttttcaaattataaaacttatcttgtttaattgatttatgataatattaaaaaaaatattaatttcatctaATATTCGTAATTTCTTATTATGaactttctttatttaataaaaataattgaaaaataattatttgctCAAGGCCCCATTTCCACTAAGGTCGGCCTTGagataaatatttaagaaaattttttcttgtattatttgaaAGTATTGACTATTGTGCGTATACcttcttttaatataaatttacttACATATCctgatttttaattatagttaTTTTCTACGTATGCCACTCTCTCCATGGAAGATTGCTCgtaatcattaaaaattaattaaacaactaattttatataaatatagataaaataatatatatatatatatttataaaattttaattcttttatctATGATAAAAAGAGGCGATTATacacataatttaaattttatacctCATATTTCAAAGGCACATATATTTGTGGTTGGATGACCTGAAATttttgtcattaaaaaaaaaaaaatttatgaagggTATGCATGTAATTAAAGGTCACTAACCTCacatttaaaatactttaatttgTGTATATCTTTATCGGGTCTAAAACCTTTGAATCCGAACCCGTTTTGGAGCCTTAGCGGATTCAATTTCCTATTCGGATCGGCAGTTCTagctataaataattaaatatacacaAGCGCCAGAGAATTCACAAGTTCTTCGAGCGCGCGAGGGTGGTTCTGGAAAGGTTGGTCCTCGTGTTTTCGCTTTTGAAACCCTAGGGTTCCACGGAAGAGGGATTCGATCCTGCTTTCAATTCGGTGAGTTTTTGATCGATCCTTGGCTCCATTGTTTATTTCTTTGCgtgcttcttcttgttcatgCTGTCTTTCGTTTGTTTctgtttggattgaaggaaaATTGAAGAGAACTGGTGAAAAGAAAGACTCGgagattttatttatgttttttttttcccctttttttcgtatataaatttaatgatgTTTTTGTTCTCTCTCAAGTTGTCTTTTCCTGATTTTGCGGTGGTGTTTGTGTTTcgtgtttgatttgtttattgcGGGACCTGAATCTGAAAACCCTATTCTCGTTGTTGCTGATGTCTTGGTGAGAAATTATCAAGATttatgtccttttttttttgaggttttggtattaatttaagttttgattgttgtttttgttgttggtgtAGGGATTGTCTGattcttgtgttgtttttttaataaatagtatttattaatttaatgtttgttCTTGTAATGACTAGCAATTCTCAAATCTTGTGTTCTCCTTTTGGAGGCTTGCTTAAGATTAAATTTTGATTGGGGGCATGCTAATGCTTGATTTGATTCTATATTAGGGTTTCCATCTATTCTTgaagttgtttttctttttcctctgtATACTTAGGTTACTTTTCTATTTGTAGTGTTAATGTTGTTTAGGTTTTATAAAACCCTAATGCAAAATGGtttttgatttgagtttgaACTGAGTTTGCAATTAATTTTCAGAGCCCATTTATTTTATAGGGGAAAGGAATAATTAAATCTATAGCAttagtttttatcttttattctaGACTTCTCCTGTGTCAATGTAGTTTTCAGAGGGATGTTCCTTTTTGCATGAGCTTCTATACTGGAAGCTTTAGGTGCCTTTGTCAATAATACCTCACTGTCTTTTGTTGAGACCATGCCCATCACCCTGGATCATTGAGGGATTACcaacaataatgaaattaaattcaaatttgtcATGTTAGATGCTATATCAGAGCTAGTTTTTATAGGTTGAGCAGGCCTGTAAGAATGCTGGATTACATGTTGTCTTTCTTCTTTCACTAGACTCTTGAATAAATTGCAACTTCCtttttggtttcttgtttccttttcaaTTCATTCGTTAGAGTTGTTAGAACAGAAGAGAATTTGTGTGGCTGCTAATccaatttatctttttctttttgtattgatttagcAGATGGCAGAGGAGCCGTTAGTAAATGATATGCTTGCTCTCACTGAGAAAAAATTGGACATGACTTTAGGTAAGTCGTCCTTCTATCCCAAATGTTTTTAAGTTCCATGCTGGATTATGAACTGATGCTTGCTGGTTACAGATGATCTAATCAAGATGTCCAAGAAAAATTCATCTCAAAGGAGAAGGCGTCAAAGAGTTCCGGTGAGTGTTTCTGTCATTTTTTTTCTGCTTATGTTTTTATACTCATAAAATAGCTAAATTATTGATATTGTGGAGTAATTAACATGAAATGCTTTTCTGAAATTAGATCAAATCTCAAGGAATTTTTGGCAATAATACTTACCAAGGTACCTCCAAGCTTCGACAATTTATGGATTCCAGATCGTCCATCAGACAGGTGAGCTGGTGGTCCATGTTTGTCTTGTTAGATgagcttaaaataaaaaattgttttcttaTGATGCCCATATGTGTCCTCTCTGTAGGGCGTGCTCGCAAATAAGAGGTCACATTTTCAATGGAACCAGTTCCCAATGATCACAGAGGTTGCAAAGAAGGCTGCATCTGTTCCTGTTCATAATTGGGTGGTTAACTGGAATAAGCGAAGGTACTTTGGGTTCACGATCATAAATTATTAAGGATGATTTTCATGGCTTGATTTATATTCCTCACAAACATGCGTATCTGCAGGTAAACCATGGTTCTTTTTCAGTGATGGAAATTTGTTATGCGCGAATTTGGAAAATATGGGTTCAGTTTGTGGACAATTGCATTGTTGATTGGGCTGAATACGCAATTAGTATTTATATGTGGATCTTTGTTTGTTATACCTGTTGTGGGTGATTTTGAGGTGTTCTTCTTTTGACTTTGCAAGATTACTCATCAACTCGTCTGTAGTATTTGAGGCATGATGCGCTTCAAAGGTTGTGAGCAGGTTCTTTGAACTATGTTTGCGCTCAATCTTTGGCTCAGATATGATGGACAATTTGAGTTTTAGGTTCATTTGTTCTATAGAGTCAGTGGGACTAGAATATATGCCTTAAAGTTGGGAACTGGCACCTGCATTTCTGATTTTGGAAATATGAGAAGGTTGATCATTAAAGAACCTCATCCTTCCAAGGTGCAGATGCAATTGCTACTATATCTCAGCACTGTTTTCTAATTGTCATGGTTTTAATATCAACTGACTTTATGGATCCATCAGTAACATCACATGGTGATCAAGGATGTCTTACCATATCTTGACAGTGCAGTCTTGGTAAAAGTGTTTGGTGATTAGGAAAGATGCCTGGGTAGTCTTGGCTTTTGACTATCATTTACAGGACTATACGAGGAGTGCTGAAGTTTGTAAAATTTCAGTCCACTGTCACTgttgttgtttatattattatattttgatattgtGCCCATTCACACCTCATTGCACATGAATTGGGTAAGGATGGAAGCTGTACAATGGTTTGCAATTCTGAAGTGAAAAGCCATCTTTTGATTGGTTGTGATGTTTGGAGGATACTAAATGCAGTGGGTTCTCATTGTTAGTTGTGTTGGAGTTACTATAAGTGAAAATGGAATTAGATTGCTGGCTATATTTAAGACTTGGTCTCGAATTTGAAATGCATATGAAGATGCCTTCTGAGTTCTACTCTGCCTGTCTGCTTGAAGGCAAATTATCTGTTGGGTGATATAGCCTTGTTATTGAAAATAAGTTGAAACAATGAGGACAAATGCAATTTAATTTGGAACAAGGAAAGTTGGATTTCTGATATTTTGTGCTCAGTCATGGATGGGTGTCTAAAATCTTGGAGCTGTTTTCGATTAGCAGAAAGTTGTGTTTCTGATTGCTATTCACTGCCCTTCAGATCTTGGTGGCAAGGCTTTGCAGTTACTGAACAGCTGCAAATGTGTCTGAACcattctttatctttttaatattttgatggtAAATTTGCTTATGATTTGTATGGTGAGTTAATTGCAAATCAAAAACTTGATAGCTGCAGAAAAAGGAAGTGTGTTTTACACCTATTATGTAGTAATCTTGGACAATTGGTTTTGATCTATAATGGATTGTTGCTTGTGCAGGTTTGCAGCTGCACCAGCTCAGAAGAAGGCAACTGAAAGCAGCCAACCTGGAAAGGTAATTGTTACCATGCATCAAACACAGAAACCAGAAAATAGGATGGCATTGGTTTTCCTTGTGGTGTTTTCTTAATTTAGTTGCTAATAGACAAATTTAATGACTTTAAATTTGTCTATTAGTAATAGCCGGGATATGAAAATATGTAATTTCGCTTGTCAATTGTCAATTTGGTTACCATATCTTTCTGAAGTGCATTGCTTGTGCTAAGTTCCGACAGATGTTACACTTCTGCAGTATTGCCCCAACAAAATACATCAGCTAGatggattaattttttattacttttgtttCGTTCCTATGTAGAACTATATTTGCTTGCCAATTATTTTTACAACttctggttttttttctttgactatTTTATTGACTGCTCCTAGTGTAAGGCAAGTTAATAGGCTTTGACATATGTACAACTAGTATTGTACTATCGTGTCAGACCCTTAATCGTCAGTAGATGTAGGTTGTAACTGTGATAATCATAAGAAGGTTGTCTCATTTGTACCATGTATCAACTTCTGCATAATTGCTGCTTAATTTTCTGTGGAGGAGTGCTATATTGGTTGGTTAAGTTTCAAAATTGAACAGCCAGATGCAAATCCCTTCATCAAGATAAGAACCATTATGGAGTATATTTAATCAATAATCATGCCACAtcctataaaatataaaattgtgcTGGATGGTGTTTGTGTTAAATCTTCCGTTTTCTTAATCTTTCACCTTTTGGTGTTTGTGTTAAATTGCGAACAATCATGTGCAGGGTAACGTGATGGGGAACCAGAAGCCTCGGACCTTGGACGCACGCTTTGCGAGTATCAAGGAGCTGAGGATGGGGGGGCCACAAGGAAGTCGCAAAGGACACTGGCCAGTCAGAGGCCGAAACAAGGCACGAGCCGTCAGCTTCGGGCAGCAATCTGGGAACTTTGCCAGATAAACTGTTTCACTTCAGTAGATTTCATCAACTCAATCGCCTTGGGAAGGTATGGTTGGGTTGGTCAAGTTTTTCCTTGACAGGCGGAGAAAAGCCGGCATCTCTCTATTAGCTACTACAAACATTTGGACAGTTAGTTTGCATTTATGCTGTTTGTCTGTACTGTTAGTAGGATACTAAGTAGTATTACTAAGAAAACGACAGGTTGCCTTTTCACCATTGAAACAGTGACTGAATCAATGGTTTTTCTTGTTATGTTAACCAAATTCATAGCTGTTAATTCTTTCATGTTTTGGGTTCATCTTTTAAGTTCTTATTCCATCTTTTATTCCCGGGAAGCATTGCATTGATATGAACAATAAGGGGAGAGAACAATCCCCACAAGAATTGGTTATTGTAGTGCTAACAACAAACAAGGCtttattcactctattatacaGCAGTGTGTCTGTCTTATTTCATCTCTTCAAGGATTTGTTTCTGTGATCTGGATAAATTCATCTATCTTCCGTCTTTGCAAACCTTCCTCGTATTCTCGGCTGATTGTCTGCTAACGCTTTCCGGCATGCATACTGAATAAAATATACACCAAGAACAAGCTCTGCTGATCATTGCAAGGTTCAAACTCCGTATTAATCTTGGTTTAAGAGATATGAAACTTCACATACCTTGATTTTTCGATTGAAGTTTCTCAAGCTCTTCTTCCTTCGGTACCGGGAAAGCTTTTCTCTGCGCTCTTCGGACTTCTCATATGAGTGAATTATGCCTGTGCAGTTATAGTTTGTGTAGTTATTACTCCCAAGAGTCtgtcaaaaagaaaacttttaaaaacatatcaGACTCATGAATGAAAGTGATGTAAGACTATAAGAACTATTATCTCATCTGATCAATGAAacagtaaataataataataataatataataataaacttgTCATTCACCTGAATATCTCCCTCACTGAAAGCTCTCCTCATCCCAAGTGCAGTTCCGAAATCCAAACCTTTGGAAACTGAGAAAATTGGGTCTTTCTATTACAGCAAGCATTGATCCACTCCATTGATTTCAAACTTCCAGAACTCACACTTTTCTGCATTTGCCCCTCTGCAATGATCCTGCTTTTTGCTTTTTCTgaatcttcttcatcaatttgttGTGCTACTTCATGCTCAGGAATTGTTTCTTCAGTCATTGATTTTGCCAAAAAAACTTTCTTGCACTCATTGATAACATCATCAAGATGCTCAATTTGGATTGATTCCATATCTGCAACTTGAATTGTTTCTGCAGTAATAACATCATCAGCATCTGATATCAATGACATCCCACTTGCTATTAGATCAAGAGCAAGCACTGATTCTCCTATGATTGGTTCTGGGGCTTTGAACAAATCCCCTTCTCCTCCTAAATCATATTCCAAGACTGCAGTACTTTGCACAATGCTTCCCTGTAAAAATTTAGAGCCAAAAAGAGTTCAGTGTATATTTCTTTTCTGGCTGTTCTGTTTATTCGGTTAAAAAAACTTTCCATTTTCATTGCTGGAAAATTCTCATCTTTATAGAATTCAAACTGAAgtttccatatatatacatatttagttcctttttttttctgggTAGTGATCTTTTATTACACAATCAAAGCAATGTAATTTTTCTGCAATTTCTGTTTAATgtaatttgaatgaaaatacttCCAAGAAAGAGCTCCATGGAATGGAAATTcataattagaaaaagaaaataaaccaaaacttccaaattaaatctcatgaaataaatgaaagaaaattccTTTTTGCAAAAAATAACACCAGCAGCAGAAACACCTCCCTCTGTTTtctggaataaaaaaaaaacagagcatGGCATTCTAGTAAAAAGTAGTTGACAGTTTAATCATTCAAGTCATATAATTCACTTCAACACCTTCATCCAAACTAGTGATTTCATTCAGCAAATCACCAGACTGCCAATTCTCTGACAGAAATACCCTCCAATGTCAAAGATCAACACACACACAGAAAGAgagggagaaagagagagagaaagagagtacCAAGTTAGGGTTGTTGATACGGGAGAAGTTGATCAtgaggaagagagaaaaaagggtGATGAGATGATAATGAGTCTTGTGAGAATCCCTGAGAGAAAGCTAGCAAAAGCCCTGGATGTGTAAACATCTCAATCTCTCTGTTATTTATAAGAGTTGTGGTTATAGCAGTAGTCACAGCAGAACaggtatgtatgtatatatatatatatatatttagaaggatatctatatatttgtattaaaaaacaGAGTGAGAGGCTATGAAGGAGAGAACACTGGAAGCTGAGGTTGCTTAGTATTTATAGCACTTACTAAAAGGACATATGCATCTTgtcaccaaaaaaataataataataataataataataataagaagaagaagaagaagaagaaaagggacatatgcatgcatgtatggtGTTATGCATGTTacagcattattttttttttccataaattattcaaaaagttttttttttctttttccttttaaataagTGTGAAAAGTGCATATTCAATCAGAGATGTGcgcataaaaataattataatctaCCCATACGCTCTCATTCAGATATAGAGATTTAGCTATAAAGTCTGTTTTCATAACAAGAGactattgatatttttatgtttaacatatttagAACTTTGACAATAAAAATCtgacaaacaaaatttaatacaCTGAGATTAGTATTATTAGACTAAATGctgtcaaatatttttttatttaaataaataaataatcattataGTATTAAGAACATTAAAGGTAGTGCATcactttaattgatattttatttcttttccattttaaaAATTGGAGCTTTGATCCATGTAGAATCTAATACTAAATGCCAACTAaagtttattgtttataaaataattttattgcttAAATTATATGTGAAATTAATTGTAATTTCCATTCTATATAATTAGCCaataatcttattatttttttatataattatataatatttttaatgcaaGCTATTGTgcaatataatcaataaacaaTGACATCATGTCAGATGTCATTATTGTTCTTGCTAAGGTGAATGTTCCGGATTAAACTTCTCTTCCAGCTGTTTATGATTTCGCTAATGAAAACTTTATAAATActttttcttattaaattaaaagctAGCGGCGGAAAGAAAGCATATATACTAAATTGACTAAAATAAAGGCCTTCACCCTGCAAGGTTAAACATCGACCTTAGAAATTTTACTTCGAAAagtatattttcttaaaaaaaattgtgaaaattgttatttaatttattatatttatcttttattataaattattatttatagatgtttcgataataattttatcttgtattttagtgcttctaaaataaa from Dioscorea cayenensis subsp. rotundata cultivar TDr96_F1 unplaced genomic scaffold, TDr96_F1_v2_PseudoChromosome.rev07_lg8_w22 25.fasta BLBR01001379.1, whole genome shotgun sequence carries:
- the LOC120256285 gene encoding uncharacterized protein LOC120256285, producing MAEEPLVNDMLALTEKKLDMTLDDLIKMSKKNSSQRRRRQRVPIKSQGIFGNNTYQGTSKLRQFMDSRSSIRQGVLANKRSHFQWNQFPMITEVAKKAASVPVHNWVVNWNKRRFAAAPAQKKATESSQPGKGNVMGNQKPRTLDARFASIKELRMGGPQGSRKGHWPVRGRNKARAVSFGQQSGNFAR
- the LOC120256284 gene encoding LOW QUALITY PROTEIN: zinc finger protein CO3-like (The sequence of the model RefSeq protein was modified relative to this genomic sequence to represent the inferred CDS: deleted 2 bases in 2 codons); the encoded protein is MINFSRINNPNLGSIVQSTAVLEYDLGGEGDLFKAPEPIIGESVLALDLIASGMSLISDADDVITAETIQVADMESIQIEHLDDVINECKKVFLAKSMTEETIPEHEVAQQIDEEDSEKAKSRIIAEGQMQKSVSSGSLKSMEWINACCNRRPNFLSFQGLDFGTALGMRRAFSEGDIQTLGSNNYTNYNCTGIIHSYEKSEERREKLSRYRRKKSLRNFNRKIKYACRKALADNQPRIRGRFAKTEDR